One region of Scomber scombrus chromosome 10, fScoSco1.1, whole genome shotgun sequence genomic DNA includes:
- the kcnc4 gene encoding potassium voltage-gated channel subfamily C member 4 has translation MISSVCVSSYRGRKSGNKPPSKSCLKEEMARWEDSDKIIINVGGTRHETYKSTLRTLPGTRLAWLADPDTQVSSDSDAAPPSSSEFFFDRHPGIFAYVLNYYRTGKLHCPADVCGPLFEEELAFWGIDETDVEPCCWMTYRQHRDAEEALDIFEPPDPDDTDDDREMPRRFGIEDCPDRSRGCCEVWQPKVWALFEDPYSSRAARGVALASLFFILVSITTFCLETHEAFNELQNRTEWVVIGNTTQQLERTEMVTKPILTVVEGICVIWFTFEFLVRIVCCPDKVFFIKNTLNIIDFVAILPFYLEMGLSSLSSKAASDVLGFLRVVRFVRILRIFKLTRHFVGLRVLGHTLKASVNEFLLLIIFLALGVLIFATMIYYAERIGASPNDPTGYNHTHFKNIPISFWWAVVTMTTLGYGDMYPKTWLGMIVGALCALAGVLTIAMPVPVIVNNFGMYYSLAMAKQKLPKKKKKHNPNPDAPTDSVSFGKSDTNSHRDSTQSDTCPLAAEESVGRNRSDSKQNGDANVALSEEEGCSLTQPLSPSEKWSLRCSRGRDKAKKEATCFLLTSGDPNVHTETCKDILAATGNYAQPEVTTLT, from the exons ATGATAAGCTCCGTGTGTGTTTCCTCTTACCGAGGGCGCAAGTCAGGCAACAAACCCCCATCTAAATCATGTCTGAAGGAGGAGATGGCCAGATGGGAAGACTCGGATAAAATTATCATCAACGTGGGCGGCACGAGACATGAAACCTACAAGAGCACCCTCAGGACCTTGCCTGGGACACGCCTGGCATGGCTTGCCGACCCGGACACACAGGTCAGCTCCGACTCGGACGCTGCGCCCCCAAGCTCGAGCGAGTTCTTCTTCGATCGACACCCGGGCATCTTTGCCTACGTGCTCAACTATTACCGGACCGGTAAGCTGCACTGCCCCGCCGACGTCTGCGGACCGCTCTTCGAGGAGGAGCTGGCCTTTTGGGGGATAGACGAGACCGACGTGGAGCCATGCTGCTGGATGACCTATCGGCAGCACCGGGACGCGGAAGAGGCCCTGGATATATTTGAGCCACCAGACCCAGACGACACTGACGACGACAGAGAGATGCCTAGGCGGTTCGGTATCGAGGACTGTCCAGACAGGTCGAGGGGATGCTGCGAAGTTTGGCAGCCAAAGGTGTGGGCCCTGTTTGAGGACCCATACTCATCCAGAGCAGCCAGG GGAGTGGCACTTGCCTCCCTCTTTTTCATCCTGGTGTCCATCACCACTTTCTGCCTGGAGACCCACGAAGCCTTCAACGAACTGCAGAACCGCACAGAGTGGGTTGTCATCGGAAACACCACACAACAATTGGAGAGGACTGAGATGGTGACCAAGCCCATCCTCACCGTGGTGGAAGGCATCTGTGTGATCTGGTTCACATTTGAATTCCTGGTGCGCATCGTCTGCTGTCCAGACAAGGTGTTCTTCATCAAGAACACGCTCAACATCATTGACTTTGTGGCCATTCTGCCGTTTTACCTGGAAATGGGCCTGAGCAGCCTGTCATCCAAAGCTGCAAGTGACGTGCTGGGTTTTCTCCGCGTGGTGCGGTTTGTTCGGATCCTTCGGATCTTCAAGCTGACACGGCACTTTGTAGGACTGCGAGTGCTGGGACACACGCTGAAGGCCAGTGTCAATGAGTTCCTCCTGCTCATCATCTTCTTGGCGCTGGGTGTTCTCATCTTTGCTACCATGATATACTACGCCGAGCGCATCGGAGCCAGCCCAAACGACCCCACAGGctacaaccacacacacttcAAGAACATCCCTATAAGCTTCTGGTGGGCAGTAGTCACCATGACAACGCTGGGTTACGGAGACATGTACCCAAAGACATGGCTTGGTATGATAGTGGGGGCACTGTGTGCATTGGCTGGCGTCCTGACCATCGCTATGCCAGTACCTGTCATTGTCAATAACTTTGGGATGTACTACTCGCTGGCTATGGCCAAACAGAAGCTGccgaaaaagaagaagaagcacaaCCCAAACCCCGACGCTCCGACTGACTCAGTCTCGTTTGGAAAGTCGGATACAAACTCACATAGAGACAGCACTCAGAGCGACACCTGTCCCCTGGCTGCTGAGGAGAGTGTCGGCAGAAACCGTTCAG aCTCCAAACAGAACGGAGATGCAAATGTGGCCCTTTCAGAGGAGGAAGGCTGCAGCCTGACCCAGCCACTGTCTCCCAGTGAAAAGTGGTCCCTGCGGTGCTCTCGAGGGCGAGACAAAGCTAAGAAAGAGGCCACCTGCTTCCTCCTAACCTCTGGAGACCCCAACGTTCACACTG